DNA sequence from the Methylacidiphilum kamchatkense Kam1 genome:
CCATATCATAAAAGCCGATAACAAGGGAGCAAGTAATAAGACCCAAGCTAATAACGAGGAGGTATTCATTTTTTCCTATAGGACTTCTAAAACTTCAGCAAAGTGATATCTTCGGCTTTGGTAGAATGCTTGACACGAAAGAGTGCAACAATTAAGGCAAGGCCTACAGCAACTTCAGCAGCAGCTACCGTAATCACAAAAAAAACCAGCACTTGTCCGGAAAGATTAGAATTATATCGACTAAAAGCAACAAGGGCTAGATTTGCTGCATTTAACATAATCTCCAAACACATATAGATAATGATCATATCCCTCCTTAAGATTATCCCTGCAAGGCCAATCGCAAAAAGGATACCACTAGCCGTCAAATAATGAGTTAAGCCAATTTGCATCTTCTTTTCTATCCCACTATGGTTAATGGGCTAAACTTAATAAAAAAACAAACGCCCTTTTTAAATGTTTTCGTATTCTATCATTAGATTTCTTTCAAGATCTCTCAGCCGATTCTATCACAAAGACAGTTTTTCCTCATTTTAATCCAAGTCTTTTTTGCTCAAAATGATCACTCCAATCATTGAAATTAAAAGCAGAACTCCAACAGCTTCAAAGGCCAGAGCATAGTTGCCAAAAAGTAGTTCTCCCAAGGCCTTTATACTGTTGTTTTGAATCACGTTGTCCGTTTTACCTACTAAAGAAGTTATATTCTTTCCAGCCAGAAAGAACCCAATCCCAAGCAATAAGACAGTCAGAAACCCTCCAATAATACCCAGCATCCTAAAGTTAGCTTGCTGTTCAGCTTTTAAATCTAAAAGCATGATAATAAACAAAAAGAGCACCATGACGGCTCCTGCATAAACCAACACTTGTACGGCTGCCAAAAAATAAGCACCCAGCAGTACAAAAAGCCCGGCAATACAGATAATCATTAAGACAAGGTTCATGGCGGATGCCACAGGATTTTTATTGGCAATGACTCCAATCCCACTGCCAATCATTGCGAGAACAAAGGTCCAAAAAAAGAAATTTTCCATGATCAACTTCGATAATAAAAAGGATTGAAAATCCTAAAAACTAAAAAATAAAAATCAACAAGAAAACACTTCGACTGATTCCAAAAAAAAAGTCCCATAATATTTTTTCATTTTTTCTCCCATTTTTTAATGGGTCGAGCATAAATGCCTCCTAGCTCATATAATGTCTTTTTGTCGTGGATAAGCTCTTTTCTGCTATATCCAGATAAAGAATAGATTTTAGGAAGCAGAAAAATAGCTTCTTCTGGACAGACCTCTTCACACAGTCCGCAATAAATGCATCTAGTCATGTCTATAAAAAAATCCTTAGGTGCTTTTTCTACTTTTGCATATTTATCTTCGAGTGGGATTTCTCCAGGGATGATTCGAATGGCTCTTGGAGGACAGATAAATTCACAAAGTTGACAGCTGACGCATTTTTCCCTTCCCTCTTCATCTTTAACTAATAGCGGAGCTCCCCTTAATCCCTCTGGAAGCTGAGGTTTTTCTTCAGGATATTCAAGAGTGATTTTTGTCTTTCCCCTGACTCTATCCCAAAAATGTTTTAAAGTAATTCCCAAACCCTGAAGAATGCCAGGCAAATAGGTTTTTTCAAAAAAATTAAGCGTCGGTCTTTTAACAATCATAAAGAATAAAAAAGAACTTTTTCTAATCCCTTAGTCTATATATTGCATTATTTTTTCTAAAAAATATAATTTTAATCGATCTACCATAATCAATTAAAATATTCAATAATTTTCTTTTCTTACAAACCTCCTTCTACTTTTGATAACGAGTGCAAATAGGCGCACTATTCTTTTCCTGCCGGTTCTTTTCATGGCCGCAGGCGTAATTTTTTCAGCCACATCAGAACCCTCCTTTCTCACAGTGCCTCTTTTTTCAAACACTGAGTACTAGTCCTTTGAGATGGAGAACTGCGTTGAGCTTACATTCATGAGAGCAGCTGTCTGTTGGAGAAGTCTAATGTCTATTTTTTCAGTAGGTTATCAACCCAGACAGTCTAAAGGAAAAGCTTACAACACGCCAGAATAAGTTTCCTACTCGCCTCCTCCTTCCTCTGATTCTTGCCATAAGCTCAAAGAAAATCCCTTGCGTTTGAAGCCCAGGACTTTCCCAGTGGCATCAACATGCTTTTGGATTGCCAACATTCCACTATCTTGACTAAAAGACCATTCCATTTCTCCACCTTGCCTACACTAAGCGTTTTTCCCATATGCACAGACACTCTGGATTCCATACAATAGAATTAAATTCCCAAACTGTGGAATTAAGGAAGAAAAATTCTATCATCTTTTCCCTATCACTATTTTTTCCTTATAAAAGCATATTGAAAATTCCTAAATGAAATTTTCTTCATTCTTTATCTAATTTTGATAAATTCTTTTTATGCAATACAGACATATTCCAGGAACAGAAATCGAGGCATCTGTAATCGGTTTTGGATTATGGACTTTGACTACCGGGTGGTGGGGAACCTACACCGAAGCAGAAGCTATCCGGCTTCTTAAAGAAGCATACGATTTAGGAATCAACTTTTTTGATACAGCCGATGTATATGGTCATGGATATGGAGAAGAAATACTGGCCAAAGCCTTCCCCAACTCCACAGATGTAGTTATTGCTACGAAGATAGGCTACAATTTCTATAACAACATCGATCGTTCGGCTCAACAGGAACTACCTCAAGATTTTTCTGTTCCTTTCTTAAAAGAAGCTCTTCACCGGTCACTTAAACGACTCAAGCGCGATTACATTGATAACCTTCAACTACATAATATCCGTTTAACCCACGTCAAAGATGATGCTATCTGGCAATTCCTGGAAGATCAGCTTAAGGAAGGCACCATACGCTCTTATGGTGTGGCTCTTGGACCAGCCATTGGTTGGCTCTATGAAGGACTGGAATCCATTCGTTTAAGGAAGCCGCACATCGTCCAACACATTTACAATATCCTTGAATCTTACCCAGGGAAAGAGCTTATGGGCAAAGCTGCATGGGATCAAACTCGTTATCTTATCAGAGTTCCCCATGCCAGTGGCATGCTCGAAGGCCACTATACCCCTAACACTAAATTTTCTCAAACCGACCATAGACGTTTTCGACCAAAACACTGGCTTGAAAATGGTTTAAAAAAAATAGCCACCCTCCAGTTTCTAGTCCTGCCGAATCGTTCTTTGGGACAAGCTGCCCTGCAATGGATTCTTAATGAAAAGAAGGTGCTGAGCTGTCTGCCTAATATTTATAACAGCACTCAGCTCAAAGAATTTGCTCAGGCTCCCGACTGTCCTCCATTAACTAAAGAAGAACTAGATAAGATTGATTCGTTAATTGCCTCGAACTTTGGAGTGGAAGAAGAAGCTGAAGCTTACAAGGGAACAATGACATTAGAACAGCTTCATGCTGCTAGCCAATAAAATCGTAGAGAATGCAATGATCCGATTATATTTTGTAGATTAATTAGCATGAGATCCCTCCATGGAAACGTGAAGTGGCATCTAGTTAGAAACTTTTAACGCTTGCGGAATTTCAAGTAGTTCTGTGGGGAAGGTCCTCAAATTATAATTCAGCGCTTCAGGCAAGTTGAAAACTCACTCTTTGCATTTGCCCTTTCTTTATGAGCAAAATAAAGGTTTCTTGAGTAAGGGATCCAACTAAAAAGATAGGCGAAAATAAACACCGAGTCCCACCTATAAAATGCATAAATTAAGAGCAATAAAGAGCCTAAAAGGCTACAATACCAAAAGGCAAGGGGAACAACTACCGCTTTTTTCTTTTCAGTAGCAATCCATTGAATTACAAAACGGGAAAAAAAAAGGATATTCCCTATCCAACCGATTGCTTTCATTGGACTCCAATGAATCCCCAGAAAATCGGACATACTAGCTAGTATACAATAATGATCAGTAAACATAACTTTTCTCCCAATGCCACTGATTTTCTACTATTCAATAGCGATTCTTTTTCTTTCATTTTTATTCTTTCCGTATCGAGCCAAGCATTGGTAGGCTCGAAAGAAAAGAACGATTAACCTCCATAACCGCTTCTTCTCCAACTAACTGACGAATGATTTCAAAGGCAAACTCTATGGCACTGCCAGCCGCTCGGCCCGTGATTAAATTACCGTCAACCACAACAGAGCTATTCTCTTCTAGTCTAGAAAGAGGTATTTCTGCTTTAATGGACGGATGGCAGGTAAACTTGTTTGAAGGGAAAAGACCGAAGTTGATAAGACAACCTGGCGCCGCACAAATTGCTGCAACCCATCCCCCTTTTAAAATCTGTCTTTCGAGGAGTTCCTTTATTCGGATATCTTTTTTCAAATTTTCAGCTCCTTCAGCTCCTCCGGGCAAAATAATGCAATCAAAATGTTCTTCTAAAACATCTCCCAGATCATAATCAGGGATTATCCTGATTTTCCTAGAACCAGTAATGACTCCAGGCAATATGCCCGCTACGACCACTTCAATTTTGGCCCTTCTCAACAAATCAATGGGCACAACCGCCTCTATTTCTTCAAAGCCTGGAGCAAGAATCACCAAAGCTCTTTTAATCATACCCCATTAATTCTAAATAAAATGCTTTTTTGCATTTCACAAAATTTTTCCTCATCCATTACCGCTTCCTTCTCTATATTTTCAGAAGGGATAGCCATTTTAATCCAAGATCGACATCCACCCATCGCTTTCTCATCCCATGCAATCGTAAAAGGGCTACGAGTTCTATACACTCTTACGATGAGCAAGGAAAGCCCTCGCTTTTTTCCATAATCAAATCGTTTTTTTAGAATTTCTTCTTCCCAAATATGGAAGGCAGAGAGGCAACTCACTTTTTCCCAATCGGTTATAAACAAAGAGTGATAGACGGTTGCGATGTATTTAAGAACGACTCGATCCTGCACCCCTTCTTCTCCAGTAAGCAGGGTCCTATATTGTGGCTTAATTTGGAGCAGATCTTCATGATAGGAGGTGGGCAGCAGCCAAAAAGTAGGAGCTTTCAGTTGAAACTCTTTTTCTTGGATCCCTCCTTTTCTAAAGAGGAGGCATTGTTTGCCTTGACCCAAAGCTTCAACGACAATCCTCCAATCTTTAAAGGCATAGCTTGAGGAAGGTTCTTCTGGAATAGTAAAAGGTGACTTTTTTAAGAAGGACTCATTCACACTTACTTCCAGGCTCCTTGTGAATTAGTTCCCAATGACGGTAAAAGTAATTCGTTCCAGAAATAATCGTAATGGCCACTGTCAACAACATCATGGGATAGAGCGTATTTTCTAAAATATAATCGAAAATTCCAGTTTTTATTTTCGTCTCTTTTAAGCTAAGTGAAACAAAACAAGCAATGATAAAAACCATCTGGGATATTGTCTTTTGTTTCCCTCCCATATCCGCCCCCATGACTTTTCCATGAATGGCAACTAAGGTGCGCAGCCCTGTGATTAAAAATTCTCTTGCAATCATCGTGATGACAGCCCATAAAGGGGCATAATTAAACTGCAGTAGAGAGAGAAGAGCTGCACTGATTAATATTTTATCAGCCAAAGGATCCAATAATTTGCCTAATTCACTAACCAAGTTGTAGTTTCTAGCAATCCATCCATCCAAAAGATCCGTAAGGCTAGCCAGAAGAAATATGATTAGTGCTGTGGTGGCCTGAAAGGGCCAATCAATGCTGAGATCAGCCACGAAAAGCCCACACATTCCAATGCGGGCTAAAGAGAGCTGATTTGGTAAATTAAGCCTAAGGGTTTGCTGCGACACCTTTGTTTTCGATTTTTCCTTTGTAGAGAGTCGCTGAGACTTTATTCCAAACAGTCCGCTTATTTGAGGAAAGAAAATCACTGTTGAGTGGAAGGAGAAAGTTTTTTTGCTGGTGCACCAAATTTTACTTCCTTGGCTTCAAGTTTATCCCCACTTTTCTTCGCATGCACTACAACTCGCATTCCTTTTTTTAAATTATCCAAAGAAGAAGGATTTCCTTTAAAAACATATTGAGTCGAAGGGCTTATTTCTACTGTCTTGTTTTCCCCTTTTTGGTCTCGATAACAAGCGAGTTGTCTGAAATACTTGTAACGGTGCCCATAATATGTTCCAAGTTTCCATGAGCATAGACAGTAGGCATCGCAAAAATCATGACGAAAAATGAAAAAATGGTAATCCACTGAAATTGTTTCATCTTTTCTTCTCCGTTTTCTATGTTATTGTTCTTGCTGCTCTTTAGAAGCATCCCCCAAAGAATTATCTTCTTCAAGAAATTTTTCTTCTTCTTTTTCTTCCTGAATTTCCTGAGGACTAATAGGGTTCATTTTCTTCATCTTCTCTTCTTCTTCTTTTGTTAAATATGGCAAATGTCGAATAAAATGAACAAGCTTCCAACTGTCTTCATCCGGTTCTTTTGCCTCTCCCCAAGCAGGCATTCCAGTCCATCGAATTCCATTATGAATGATGTAGTAAATTTCACCATCGGACTTTTTCTGTGCCTCTTTCGACCTCAGATCGGTAGGCTTAGGATAAAGATTTTGCCCTACTGGAGTCTCTCCACTCCCGTTGTTTCCATGACATAAGGCACAATGATCGGCGAAGTGATCTCTGGCTTCATCTAAGACTGCTTGAGAATAAGGGATAGGATTTTTCATCTCTTTGACAGATTGCGGGATAGAAAGGCTAAGAGCGGTTGTAGCAATGATCTTTTCAAGAGCTGGGGGAGTACTTCTCGCTGTGAACCCTTTGCGGATTAAGGAATAAGCAAAAAAGAGAGAGGCCAAAAAGAGGAGATTTAACAATAAGCAGAAGAGAGAAAAAAATCTTTTCACTATTTCCAAGAGATATTTATTAATTATTGGCTAATGCAACTTCTCTTTACTCATCAAAACAAATTCCAGTAAAGAGAATTTTTTTCTTACTTTTCATAAATCATACACAATAGCAAAACAAATGAAGAAAAAGCATACCATGAAGCCTCAGTGGATTTTGATCTTTTTTCTATTCAGTTCGGGCGCCTATGGTATTGATATCAGCCCTAGCAAAAATACCCATCCAGACATTCTTCAAGCCCCAAGAAAACATTGGTCTATTATCCCCTTTGCTGACCCCAAAAGAATCGATAAGGCCAATCAGATTAATTTCCACAAAATTCAGTCTACCCTCAAAGTTGAGCCTAACCGGCTCTCTCTTTCTTCCCTTAAAGATAGTCTTACGACACCTTCTCTTCGAGTCGTGCTTACCATTTTCAATAGCGGGCGAAGAACCTACACCTTTAAGTTTCCAGATTCTCAAAGATTCGATTTTAGAATCAGAAATGCCAACAACGAGATCATTTATGTATGGTCCGAAGATAAAGAATTCCTTCCTATGGTCGGAACAACCACTTTAAATCCAAATGATACTCTTACTTACAGCGAGGTTGTCGCCATAGAAGAACTAGACCAACCACTTCAACCGGGAACTTATTGGATAGATTCGATCTTAGCTAACTATCCTGAAATTACTTCCTCAACGACTCTAGTCGTTGAACCTTAAATTTAGTATTTTTCATTGCCGCTTCTGCCTACTAAGGCAACCTATCTGAGAGCATGATGAGGAGGGTCAGCGGAACGATGTGGACAACTTTTTGACAACAAACAGCTATTGACAGCCCTGCATATTTCTTTCCTGAGCAACGCGTTCAGCAATCCAAGGATAGGTTAGCTTGAGTCCTTCTAGAAGGGAAAATTTAGGCATCCAACCAGTAATCTTGTAAAGTTTGCTATTATCACTGTTCCTACCCCTTACTCCTTGGGGTTTTGATAAATTGTGTCTAATACGGATATTTTTATTCGCCACTTTTGCTGTCATTTCCACGAGTTGATCAATCGTTACAAGCTCTTCCGAGCCTAAGTTTAAGGGCTTAGGATAATCAGACTGAGTGATCAAGTATATTCCTTCGACGCAGTCTTGAATATATAGAAAGGACCGGGTTTGTTTGCCATCACCCCAGATTTCAATCTCTGAAGAATCCTCAGCCAGTGCTATTTTTCTACATATTGCCGCCGGAGCCTTTTCCCTTCCCCCTTTATAGGTTCCAAGTGGTCCATAAACATTATGAAAGCGTGCTACTCTCGTTTCCATTCCTTTATCTTCTTGATAATACTGACAGAGTTTCTCAGCAAAAAGTTTTTCCCAACCATAGCCTTCTTCAGGGTCTGCAGGCATGGCATCCTCTTCTTTCAGGGGAATCACATCGGCCGATTGCTGTCTGTAGGAAGGATAAATGCAGGCAGAAGAGGAATAGAAATATCGTTTGACACCATTTTGGTAGGAAGCCTCTAGCATATGGGTATTGATAAGGATGTTATTTTTAGCAATTTCAGCATGGTTGCCAGAAATATAACCTATCCCCCCCATATCGGCTGCAAGCTGATAGACCTCATCAATTCCTTTTGTTGCTTCTAGACAATTTCCCCAATATCTCAAATCCAGAAGATAAAACTCATCACTTCTACTTTTTTCGAATTCTGGTTCTTTGATATCAACTCCCCTGACCCAATAGCCCTTCTGTTTTAAAAAATTCACAAGATGATGTCCAATGAATCCACCAGCCCCTGCAACGAGCGCTCTTTTCATTTCAAAACTCCTTGTTGTTCGTGTTGTTTTGTCAAAACCTCCCACACAACCTTTTCCATAGCTTCGAGCACCTTTTCTCTGTCCCAGGTGTTCAAAGCATATTCTCTACCATTTTCTCCTAGTCGCTTCCGAGTGTCCTGATCCATAGCAAGGGTTTCAAGAGCTTTGGCCATCTCCTTAGAATCTTCAGCAGGTACAACCACTCCTGCCAGAGCCTCTTCAATTACCTTTGCTACCTCACTGTTCTTATTAACCGAGCAGACGACTGGTTTGGATGCAGCCAGATATGTCATAACCTTGGAAGGAAAAACAATATCTCCTACTTCTTTCTTTTGCGTGACTAGGCAGAGATCGACAGCAGAAAGTAATGAGCAATATTCTTCTTTTGGAAGCAAACCAATGAAGCGCAAATTAGGAATACCCAATGCTTTGGCCTTCAGCTCAAGCCGGGACCTATCGGCTCCATCCCCAACTAAAAGGAAA
Encoded proteins:
- a CDS encoding NuoI/complex I 23 kDa subunit family protein, producing MIVKRPTLNFFEKTYLPGILQGLGITLKHFWDRVRGKTKITLEYPEEKPQLPEGLRGAPLLVKDEEGREKCVSCQLCEFICPPRAIRIIPGEIPLEDKYAKVEKAPKDFFIDMTRCIYCGLCEEVCPEEAIFLLPKIYSLSGYSRKELIHDKKTLYELGGIYARPIKKWEKK
- a CDS encoding NAD-dependent epimerase/dehydratase family protein translates to MKRALVAGAGGFIGHHLVNFLKQKGYWVRGVDIKEPEFEKSRSDEFYLLDLRYWGNCLEATKGIDEVYQLAADMGGIGYISGNHAEIAKNNILINTHMLEASYQNGVKRYFYSSSACIYPSYRQQSADVIPLKEEDAMPADPEEGYGWEKLFAEKLCQYYQEDKGMETRVARFHNVYGPLGTYKGGREKAPAAICRKIALAEDSSEIEIWGDGKQTRSFLYIQDCVEGIYLITQSDYPKPLNLGSEELVTIDQLVEMTAKVANKNIRIRHNLSKPQGVRGRNSDNSKLYKITGWMPKFSLLEGLKLTYPWIAERVAQERNMQGCQ
- a CDS encoding NADH-quinone oxidoreductase subunit J; the protein is MENFFFWTFVLAMIGSGIGVIANKNPVASAMNLVLMIICIAGLFVLLGAYFLAAVQVLVYAGAVMVLFLFIIMLLDLKAEQQANFRMLGIIGGFLTVLLLGIGFFLAGKNITSLVGKTDNVIQNNSIKALGELLFGNYALAFEAVGVLLLISMIGVIILSKKDLD
- a CDS encoding DUF1802 family protein encodes the protein MNESFLKKSPFTIPEEPSSSYAFKDWRIVVEALGQGKQCLLFRKGGIQEKEFQLKAPTFWLLPTSYHEDLLQIKPQYRTLLTGEEGVQDRVVLKYIATVYHSLFITDWEKVSCLSAFHIWEEEILKKRFDYGKKRGLSLLIVRVYRTRSPFTIAWDEKAMGGCRSWIKMAIPSENIEKEAVMDEEKFCEMQKSILFRINGV
- the pgsA gene encoding CDP-diacylglycerol--glycerol-3-phosphate 3-phosphatidyltransferase yields the protein MSQQTLRLNLPNQLSLARIGMCGLFVADLSIDWPFQATTALIIFLLASLTDLLDGWIARNYNLVSELGKLLDPLADKILISAALLSLLQFNYAPLWAVITMIAREFLITGLRTLVAIHGKVMGADMGGKQKTISQMVFIIACFVSLSLKETKIKTGIFDYILENTLYPMMLLTVAITIISGTNYFYRHWELIHKEPGSKCE
- a CDS encoding DJ-1 family glyoxalase III encodes the protein MIKRALVILAPGFEEIEAVVPIDLLRRAKIEVVVAGILPGVITGSRKIRIIPDYDLGDVLEEHFDCIILPGGAEGAENLKKDIRIKELLERQILKGGWVAAICAAPGCLINFGLFPSNKFTCHPSIKAEIPLSRLEENSSVVVDGNLITGRAAGSAIEFAFEIIRQLVGEEAVMEVNRSFLSSLPMLGSIRKE
- a CDS encoding glycosyltransferase family 4 protein, with the translated sequence MENKIIVAHTGNMGIKQGLDIVIEAAAVLKEKKEIVFLLVGDGADRSRLELKAKALGIPNLRFIGLLPKEEYCSLLSAVDLCLVTQKKEVGDIVFPSKVMTYLAASKPVVCSVNKNSEVAKVIEEALAGVVVPAEDSKEMAKALETLAMDQDTRKRLGENGREYALNTWDREKVLEAMEKVVWEVLTKQHEQQGVLK
- a CDS encoding BsuPI-related putative proteinase inhibitor — protein: MKPQWILIFFLFSSGAYGIDISPSKNTHPDILQAPRKHWSIIPFADPKRIDKANQINFHKIQSTLKVEPNRLSLSSLKDSLTTPSLRVVLTIFNSGRRTYTFKFPDSQRFDFRIRNANNEIIYVWSEDKEFLPMVGTTTLNPNDTLTYSEVVAIEELDQPLQPGTYWIDSILANYPEITSSTTLVVEP
- a CDS encoding c-type cytochrome, which produces MKRFFSLFCLLLNLLFLASLFFAYSLIRKGFTARSTPPALEKIIATTALSLSIPQSVKEMKNPIPYSQAVLDEARDHFADHCALCHGNNGSGETPVGQNLYPKPTDLRSKEAQKKSDGEIYYIIHNGIRWTGMPAWGEAKEPDEDSWKLVHFIRHLPYLTKEEEEKMKKMNPISPQEIQEEKEEEKFLEEDNSLGDASKEQQEQ
- the nuoK gene encoding NADH-quinone oxidoreductase subunit NuoK, translated to MQIGLTHYLTASGILFAIGLAGIILRRDMIIIYMCLEIMLNAANLALVAFSRYNSNLSGQVLVFFVITVAAAEVAVGLALIVALFRVKHSTKAEDITLLKF
- a CDS encoding lipid-A-disaccharide synthase N-terminal domain-containing protein — encoded protein: MFTDHYCILASMSDFLGIHWSPMKAIGWIGNILFFSRFVIQWIATEKKKAVVVPLAFWYCSLLGSLLLLIYAFYRWDSVFIFAYLFSWIPYSRNLYFAHKERANAKSEFSTCLKR
- a CDS encoding aldo/keto reductase, producing the protein MQYRHIPGTEIEASVIGFGLWTLTTGWWGTYTEAEAIRLLKEAYDLGINFFDTADVYGHGYGEEILAKAFPNSTDVVIATKIGYNFYNNIDRSAQQELPQDFSVPFLKEALHRSLKRLKRDYIDNLQLHNIRLTHVKDDAIWQFLEDQLKEGTIRSYGVALGPAIGWLYEGLESIRLRKPHIVQHIYNILESYPGKELMGKAAWDQTRYLIRVPHASGMLEGHYTPNTKFSQTDHRRFRPKHWLENGLKKIATLQFLVLPNRSLGQAALQWILNEKKVLSCLPNIYNSTQLKEFAQAPDCPPLTKEELDKIDSLIASNFGVEEEAEAYKGTMTLEQLHAASQ